A single Kineosporia corallincola DNA region contains:
- a CDS encoding YbaB/EbfC family nucleoid-associated protein: protein MSPSYDDQMSQIMAEFEQQRDQLFKTREEFGKATVSATSKDHLVEVTMLMSGQVKDIKFHRTDYASMPPAQLSALLVETINAALQKGSAKAQEMYRSQTSFGADLRESMIGGDEVNDVFKDLRGLFDMFETGPKKRAANDEDEF, encoded by the coding sequence ATGAGTCCCTCGTACGACGACCAGATGTCGCAGATCATGGCCGAGTTCGAACAGCAGCGCGACCAGCTCTTCAAGACCCGCGAGGAGTTCGGCAAGGCCACCGTCTCCGCCACGTCCAAGGATCATCTGGTCGAGGTGACCATGCTGATGTCGGGTCAGGTCAAGGACATCAAGTTCCACCGCACCGACTACGCCTCGATGCCGCCGGCCCAGCTGTCGGCGCTGCTGGTCGAAACCATCAATGCGGCCTTGCAGAAGGGGTCGGCCAAGGCGCAGGAGATGTATCGCAGCCAGACGTCCTTCGGTGCGGATCTGCGGGAGTCGATGATCGGCGGCGACGAGGTCAACGACGTGTTCAAGGACCTGCGCGGTCTTTTCGACATGTTCGAGACCGGTCCGAAGAAGCGGGCGGCGAACGATGAGGACGAGTTCTGA
- the eccB gene encoding type VII secretion protein EccB, whose protein sequence is MQSRKDQVQAHMFVMGRLTSGVLRLEPDGLDQPVSRTGRGALGGILVAVLACLVVVLFAFIVPGGNTAWKTSGTLVVVKDTGARYLSVDGVLHPVLNLASAKLLAGDNLTVSSMSAKSLKDAPRGAQIGLIGAPDSLPATDALDEEVWAACATRATQATGTVDAGLALALGGASAGSALSTSEAVAVAGPDGADYLLWNGQRLRVDGSNDVLQAIGAGATALPPVTAAFLDVVPAGPDLAVPATVKAGQPGPSLAGQDTRLGQLFADSGSNRYLLTQQGLVPLTPTLFQLYQADPRTQAKAYDGKAITVRQLGPSDLNGHLAPASAGAALTHDNQLPVSMPSLVHLSDSQAVCEQVRSGDSTGTTVLADTGAVTGQAPQSSAGITASCLPAQTVLVEPGHGALVAATLSGGGTGSSYYVVTDGGVKYPVPSSDALTALGYGDVTASAIPVTWLNLLPTGPSLDPATVSADSTVRQSPATTPGCGQTASPTVLPGASGASPVDNQQDPNAATSGGDARTAGEPAQGQAAQAGGATRTNGQTPAPDGSGQGKNP, encoded by the coding sequence ATGCAGTCACGCAAGGACCAGGTCCAGGCCCACATGTTCGTCATGGGCCGGCTCACCTCCGGGGTGCTGCGGCTGGAGCCCGACGGCCTCGACCAGCCGGTCTCCCGCACCGGCCGGGGAGCGCTCGGCGGCATCCTGGTGGCGGTGCTGGCCTGCCTCGTCGTCGTCCTGTTCGCCTTCATCGTGCCGGGCGGCAACACGGCGTGGAAGACCAGCGGAACCCTGGTCGTGGTCAAGGACACCGGCGCCCGCTACCTCTCCGTCGACGGTGTCCTGCACCCGGTCCTGAACCTGGCGTCGGCGAAACTGCTCGCCGGAGACAACCTCACGGTGTCGTCGATGTCGGCCAAGTCGCTGAAGGACGCGCCCCGGGGCGCCCAGATCGGCCTCATCGGCGCCCCCGACTCCCTGCCCGCGACCGACGCCCTCGACGAGGAGGTGTGGGCCGCCTGCGCCACCCGGGCGACCCAGGCGACCGGAACCGTCGACGCCGGCCTGGCGCTGGCGCTCGGCGGCGCCTCGGCAGGCTCCGCGCTCAGCACCTCCGAGGCCGTCGCCGTGGCCGGGCCGGACGGGGCGGACTACCTGCTCTGGAACGGTCAGAGGCTGCGGGTGGACGGGTCCAACGACGTGCTCCAGGCGATCGGGGCCGGAGCCACGGCACTGCCGCCGGTGACCGCGGCCTTCCTCGACGTCGTCCCGGCCGGCCCCGACCTCGCCGTGCCGGCCACGGTGAAGGCCGGTCAGCCCGGTCCGTCCCTGGCCGGGCAGGACACCCGGCTCGGTCAGCTGTTCGCCGACAGCGGGAGCAACCGCTACCTGCTCACGCAGCAAGGACTGGTGCCCCTCACCCCGACGCTGTTCCAGCTGTACCAGGCCGATCCGCGCACCCAGGCCAAGGCCTACGACGGCAAGGCCATCACCGTGCGGCAACTGGGCCCCAGCGACCTCAACGGTCACCTGGCGCCCGCCTCGGCCGGCGCCGCCCTGACACACGACAACCAGCTGCCGGTGAGTATGCCTTCTCTGGTGCACCTCTCCGACTCCCAGGCGGTCTGCGAGCAGGTCCGCTCCGGCGACAGCACCGGCACGACGGTACTGGCCGACACCGGCGCCGTCACCGGGCAGGCACCGCAGTCCTCGGCCGGGATCACGGCCAGTTGCCTTCCGGCGCAGACGGTCCTGGTCGAGCCCGGCCACGGCGCCCTGGTGGCGGCCACTCTCTCCGGAGGCGGCACCGGATCCTCCTACTACGTCGTCACCGACGGCGGCGTGAAATATCCGGTCCCCTCTTCAGACGCACTGACGGCCCTCGGTTACGGCGACGTCACCGCCTCCGCGATCCCCGTGACCTGGCTGAACCTGCTGCCCACCGGCCCGTCGCTCGACCCGGCCACGGTGTCGGCCGACAGCACGGTGCGCCAGAGCCCGGCGACCACGCCGGGCTGCGGCCAGACCGCTTCCCCCACCGTCCTTCCCGGTGCTTCCGGAGCCAGTCCCGTTGACAATCAGCAGGATCCGAACGCCGCTACATCCGGTGGCGACGCCCGGACGGCGGGTGAACCAGCGCAGGGTCAGGCTGCACAGGCAGGCGGGGCTACCCGAACAAACGGACAGACTCCTGCGCCGGACGGTTCCGGCCAGGGGAAGAATCCGTAA
- the eccD gene encoding type VII secretion integral membrane protein EccD: MAEVPAVGGGALAGLCRLTIRGPGRSFDLAIPTDIQLADLMSTIVGYAGDDLDEAGLGHGGWVLQRLGAEPLSPTATAGELELHDGEVLYLRPFRDALPAVHFDDLVHGVMDTLTARGDTWRPELSRRLLIGVLSAALILGAGGLLLAAPRLATAINGAVIAVVLLGAAAAAARAYGDTALARVLTCAATGYAVLAAAVLPSGAGLAENHARLLAAGIAAAAAAAVGFAATGEGAALYLGIGTAGLMTALAGALIDVTYEHTAAIIGAVAVLLMIFVPGWAFWLSGLRLPPLPSNAEQLQEGIDAHPSEIVISRSAVADRFLNGLCIAVGTVYAVTVVTLALTATGISGLILAWVLSGLAVLHGRTLGGTWQRLAVVVPGVAGIGTLIGRYILTSEGPGPLVTVNLLWMLALGLAVASRTIPGRRMVPHWARAGEVTHSVLAVSLLPLLLACLGLFTFLRGIGG; this comes from the coding sequence ATGGCGGAGGTCCCGGCCGTCGGCGGCGGGGCACTGGCCGGCCTGTGCAGGCTCACGATCCGTGGCCCCGGGCGCAGTTTCGACCTGGCCATCCCCACCGACATCCAGCTCGCCGACCTGATGTCCACGATCGTCGGCTACGCCGGTGACGATCTGGACGAGGCCGGGCTCGGGCACGGTGGATGGGTGCTGCAACGCCTGGGTGCCGAACCGCTCTCGCCCACCGCGACGGCAGGCGAACTGGAACTGCACGACGGCGAGGTGCTCTACCTCCGCCCCTTCCGCGACGCGCTGCCGGCCGTCCACTTCGACGACCTCGTGCACGGCGTCATGGACACCCTCACCGCCCGCGGCGACACCTGGCGCCCGGAACTCAGCCGCCGCCTGCTGATCGGCGTCCTGTCCGCGGCGCTGATCCTCGGCGCCGGCGGGCTGCTCCTGGCCGCGCCCCGGCTCGCCACCGCGATCAACGGCGCGGTGATCGCCGTCGTCCTGCTCGGCGCCGCCGCGGCTGCGGCCCGCGCCTACGGCGACACCGCCCTGGCGCGCGTGCTGACCTGTGCCGCAACCGGTTACGCCGTTCTCGCTGCGGCGGTGCTGCCGTCCGGGGCGGGCCTGGCCGAGAACCACGCCCGGCTCCTGGCCGCCGGCATCGCCGCCGCGGCCGCCGCAGCCGTCGGGTTCGCGGCCACCGGCGAGGGCGCGGCCCTGTACCTCGGTATCGGTACCGCCGGCCTGATGACCGCCCTGGCCGGTGCCCTCATCGACGTGACCTACGAGCACACCGCCGCCATCATCGGCGCGGTCGCCGTCCTCCTAATGATTTTCGTTCCCGGATGGGCCTTCTGGCTGTCCGGGCTGCGCCTGCCCCCACTGCCGTCCAACGCCGAGCAGCTGCAGGAAGGCATCGACGCCCACCCGAGCGAGATCGTGATCAGCCGCTCGGCCGTCGCCGACCGGTTCCTCAACGGCCTGTGCATCGCCGTCGGCACCGTCTACGCGGTCACCGTGGTGACGCTCGCGCTCACCGCCACCGGCATCTCCGGGCTGATCCTGGCCTGGGTCCTGAGCGGCCTGGCCGTACTGCACGGACGCACCCTCGGCGGCACCTGGCAGCGCCTGGCCGTGGTCGTCCCCGGGGTGGCCGGGATCGGCACACTGATCGGCCGGTACATCCTCACCTCCGAGGGGCCCGGACCGCTCGTGACCGTCAACCTGCTGTGGATGCTGGCGCTCGGACTGGCCGTCGCCTCCCGCACGATCCCCGGCCGCCGGATGGTCCCGCACTGGGCCCGCGCCGGCGAGGTCACGCACAGCGTCCTGGCCGTCAGCCTGCTGCCGTTGCTGCTGGCCTGCCTGGGCCTGTTCACCTTCCTGCGCGGCATCGGCGGCTGA
- the eccCa gene encoding type VII secretion protein EccCa has translation MPNGELQLQEPPVLPEPNNGMSSMIYYAPTAMGSMGMVLIFIRPGQSGPLVYLALGLMAVSAISMVFVQLLRGASDRKRKMADERRDYLRYLSRTRRRVRKAIDQQRQAQAWRHPDTVSLASVAATSRLWERRPSHPDFSEARIGRGPQRLGLTLAPIQTKPVEDLEPLSAHALRRFIHAYSTVGDQPIAAYLRAYPRVVLRCEDQDDLVAGRALTRALLLQLAVFHSPDDLRIVVVAPAERQGEWTWTKWLPHALHPHESDAAGPVRLMTTGIGRLEHLLGPEFAGRANFDADVPPTADEPYTVVVYDGADPVPKGDRLITRGYRNAVLIDLSQTAERAPRRALVLRVTPTALDMVDADPSGNEKTTPLGVPDAMELGPATALARQLAPHRISTSAESSEPLANEIELSTMLGISDLHSLDVNELWERWQRTGRRLKVPLAITADGMPMELDIKEAAQGGMGPHGLLIGATGSGKSELLRTLVLALALTHSSETLNFVLVDFKGGATFLGLDQLPHTSAVITNLADEASLVGRMKDSLQGELMRRQELLRAAGNYSSVLDYETARSQGAPLAPLPSLFLVVDEFSELLAAHREFMDVFVMIGRLGRSLGVHLLLASQRLDEGRTNQLESHLSYRIGLRTFSAMESRGVLGVPDAYQLPSQPGNGFIRTDVTTLTRFRAAYVSGAYRVRERVAAAVVAARMVVYGTDYQAPVEEPQIEEPQPDPATDPDTQSLLEVAVSRLKDSGPPAHQVWLPPLTVPPSLDELLPPLAPDPERGLTTLEAPGRQRLTVPVGLIDRPYEQVRDLLTANLSGQGGHVGIAGGPQSGKSTMLRTLIAGLSLTHSPQEVQFYCLDFGGGSLTSLTGLPHLGGVTGRHDLERIQRTVKEITQLIARREHLFAQQGIASITDFRRLRAEGRVEDPHGDVFLVVDGWNTIRQEFPDLVQTFTLIANRGLNYGVHLVIAATRWSEIGTALRDQLGTRFELRLGDPIDSLINMRAARTVPKRPGAGITDEQLHFMTALPRIDGRGSTDDLGAGVTALVEDIKDWWTGPLAPPVRMLPAVYEASDLPAPDGDLRMPLGIEENELLPFWHDFEQNPHLLVVGDVESGKTNLLRLVAGAIAQRYDPSQARIALVDTRRELYESVSDAHRLAYAVSTDVVKEIVGGTARAVQTRVPGPDITPDRLRKRDWWKGPQMFFIVDDLELISGGLGDNPFGPLLPFLAQGTELGLHMIVARSANGLSRGLSDPLMRRLMETNTPTVMLSTPPSEGAFIGNVKPRVLPPGRALHITRRGSVQIQTAMVPDRANAGH, from the coding sequence ATGCCGAACGGGGAACTGCAGCTGCAGGAGCCCCCGGTGCTGCCGGAGCCGAACAACGGCATGTCCTCGATGATTTACTACGCGCCCACGGCGATGGGCTCGATGGGCATGGTACTGATCTTCATCCGCCCTGGTCAGAGTGGGCCGCTGGTCTATCTGGCGCTGGGCCTGATGGCCGTGTCGGCGATCTCGATGGTCTTCGTGCAGCTGCTGCGCGGAGCCTCGGACCGCAAGCGCAAGATGGCCGACGAGCGCCGCGACTACCTGCGTTACCTGTCGCGTACGCGCCGCCGGGTGCGCAAGGCCATCGACCAGCAGCGCCAGGCCCAGGCCTGGCGGCACCCCGACACGGTGTCGCTGGCCTCGGTGGCGGCCACCTCGCGGCTGTGGGAGCGGCGGCCCAGCCACCCGGACTTCAGCGAGGCCCGGATCGGCCGGGGCCCGCAGCGTCTGGGCCTGACCCTGGCCCCGATCCAGACCAAACCGGTCGAGGACCTGGAGCCGCTCAGCGCACATGCCCTGCGGCGGTTCATCCACGCCTACTCCACCGTCGGCGACCAGCCGATCGCGGCCTACCTGCGTGCCTATCCACGGGTGGTGCTGCGCTGCGAGGACCAGGACGACCTGGTCGCGGGGCGGGCCCTGACCCGGGCGCTGCTGCTGCAGCTGGCGGTGTTCCACTCGCCGGACGACCTGCGGATCGTCGTGGTGGCCCCGGCCGAGCGCCAGGGCGAGTGGACCTGGACCAAGTGGCTGCCGCACGCCCTGCACCCGCACGAGAGCGATGCGGCCGGCCCGGTCCGGCTGATGACCACGGGGATCGGCCGGCTGGAGCATCTGCTGGGCCCGGAGTTCGCCGGGCGCGCCAACTTCGACGCGGACGTCCCCCCGACCGCGGACGAGCCCTACACGGTGGTGGTGTACGACGGCGCGGACCCGGTGCCGAAGGGCGATCGGCTGATCACCCGTGGCTACCGCAACGCCGTGCTGATCGACCTGTCCCAGACCGCGGAACGGGCGCCGCGCCGTGCGCTGGTGCTGCGGGTGACGCCGACGGCGCTGGACATGGTGGACGCGGACCCGAGCGGCAACGAGAAGACCACCCCTCTGGGCGTTCCCGACGCCATGGAGCTCGGGCCGGCCACGGCCCTGGCCCGGCAGCTGGCCCCGCACCGGATCAGCACGTCGGCGGAGTCCAGTGAGCCGCTGGCCAACGAGATCGAGCTGAGCACCATGCTCGGCATCAGCGACCTGCACAGCCTGGACGTGAACGAGCTGTGGGAACGCTGGCAGCGCACCGGCCGGCGGCTGAAGGTGCCACTGGCGATCACCGCCGACGGCATGCCGATGGAGCTGGACATCAAGGAGGCCGCGCAGGGCGGCATGGGCCCGCACGGTCTGCTGATCGGGGCCACCGGTTCCGGGAAGTCTGAGCTGCTGCGCACTCTCGTGCTGGCGCTGGCGCTGACACACTCCTCCGAGACCCTCAACTTCGTCCTGGTCGACTTCAAGGGCGGTGCTACCTTCCTGGGGCTGGACCAGCTGCCGCACACCTCGGCGGTGATCACCAACCTGGCCGACGAGGCCTCACTGGTCGGCCGCATGAAGGACTCGCTGCAGGGTGAGCTGATGCGCCGGCAGGAACTTCTGCGCGCGGCCGGGAACTACAGCTCCGTGCTGGATTACGAGACGGCCCGATCCCAGGGCGCGCCGCTGGCGCCGCTACCCAGCCTGTTCCTGGTGGTCGACGAGTTCAGCGAACTGCTCGCCGCGCACCGGGAGTTCATGGACGTCTTCGTGATGATCGGCCGGCTGGGCCGCAGCCTCGGCGTGCACCTGCTGCTGGCCTCGCAGCGCCTGGACGAGGGGCGCACCAACCAGCTGGAGTCGCACCTGTCGTACCGGATCGGCCTGCGGACGTTCTCGGCGATGGAGAGCCGCGGCGTGCTGGGTGTCCCGGACGCCTACCAGCTGCCCTCTCAGCCGGGCAACGGCTTCATCCGCACCGACGTCACCACCCTGACCCGTTTCCGGGCCGCGTACGTGTCCGGCGCCTACCGGGTGCGGGAGCGGGTGGCGGCCGCGGTGGTCGCGGCCCGGATGGTGGTCTACGGCACGGACTATCAGGCGCCGGTGGAGGAACCGCAGATCGAGGAGCCGCAGCCCGATCCCGCCACCGACCCCGACACGCAGAGCCTGCTCGAGGTGGCGGTGTCGCGCCTCAAGGACTCCGGTCCGCCCGCGCACCAGGTGTGGCTGCCTCCGCTGACCGTCCCGCCCTCGCTGGACGAACTGCTCCCGCCGCTGGCACCGGATCCCGAGCGCGGCCTGACCACGCTGGAAGCGCCCGGCCGGCAACGGCTCACGGTGCCGGTGGGCCTGATCGACCGCCCGTACGAGCAGGTGCGCGACCTGCTGACGGCAAACCTGTCGGGCCAGGGCGGCCACGTCGGCATCGCGGGTGGCCCGCAGAGCGGCAAGAGCACCATGCTGCGCACTCTGATCGCGGGCCTGAGCCTGACCCACTCGCCGCAGGAGGTGCAGTTCTACTGCCTGGACTTCGGTGGTGGGTCGCTGACCTCACTGACCGGCCTGCCGCATCTGGGCGGTGTGACCGGCCGGCACGACCTGGAGCGGATCCAGCGCACCGTCAAGGAGATCACCCAGCTGATCGCCCGCCGCGAGCACCTTTTCGCCCAGCAGGGCATCGCCTCGATCACGGACTTCCGGCGGCTGCGGGCCGAGGGCCGGGTGGAGGACCCGCACGGTGACGTGTTCCTGGTGGTCGACGGCTGGAACACGATCCGCCAGGAGTTCCCGGACCTGGTCCAGACCTTCACCCTGATCGCCAACCGCGGCCTGAACTACGGGGTGCACCTGGTGATCGCCGCGACCCGCTGGAGCGAGATCGGCACCGCGCTGCGCGACCAGCTGGGCACCCGGTTCGAGCTGCGCCTGGGTGACCCGATCGACTCGCTGATCAACATGCGGGCCGCCCGCACGGTGCCCAAGCGCCCAGGTGCCGGAATCACCGACGAGCAGCTGCATTTCATGACGGCACTGCCGCGGATCGACGGCCGGGGCAGCACCGACGACCTCGGCGCCGGCGTCACCGCCCTGGTGGAGGACATCAAGGACTGGTGGACCGGCCCGCTGGCACCGCCGGTGCGCATGCTGCCGGCGGTGTACGAGGCGAGCGACCTGCCGGCGCCGGACGGCGACCTGCGGATGCCGCTGGGCATCGAGGAGAACGAGTTGCTGCCGTTCTGGCACGACTTCGAGCAGAACCCGCACCTGCTGGTGGTCGGTGACGTCGAGTCCGGCAAGACCAACCTGCTGAGGCTGGTGGCCGGCGCGATCGCCCAGCGGTACGACCCGTCCCAGGCCCGGATCGCCCTGGTGGACACCCGCCGGGAGCTGTACGAATCGGTGTCCGACGCCCACCGGCTGGCCTACGCGGTCTCGACCGACGTGGTCAAGGAGATCGTCGGCGGAACCGCCCGGGCCGTGCAGACCCGGGTGCCCGGCCCGGACATCACCCCCGACCGGCTGCGCAAGCGGGACTGGTGGAAGGGCCCGCAGATGTTCTTCATCGTCGACGACCTGGAGCTGATCTCCGGCGGCCTGGGCGACAACCCGTTCGGCCCGCTGCTGCCGTTCCTGGCCCAGGGCACCGAACTCGGGCTGCACATGATCGTGGCCCGCAGTGCCAACGGCCTGTCCCGGGGCCTGAGCGACCCGCTGATGCGGCGCTTGATGGAGACGAACACCCCCACGGTGATGCTGTCCACGCCGCCCAGCGAGGGAGCCTTCATCGGGAACGTGAAGCCGCGGGTGCTGCCGCCGGGCCGGGCCCTGCACATCACCCGGCGCGGTTCGGTCCAGATCCAGACCGCCATGGTGCCGGACCGGGCGAACGCGGGCCACTGA